One window of Scheffersomyces stipitis CBS 6054 chromosome 1, whole genome shotgun sequence genomic DNA carries:
- a CDS encoding Exo-alpha-sialidase gives MKFSTAAVLASAAVSAQAATYANATVTDIATTVITITSCDHDACHSSVVTTGLTTVTEDETIYTTYCPLSTVSEISTTVITITSCAEDKCAEVEKTTGVTTVTENETVYTTYCPLPTEAAPETVAPAAPETVAPAAPAAPETVAPAPESPAATPAAPETVAAESTSPATVAPVVSTAEGAAAGQVVPVLAAGVAGLAAYLLHHHAFGFMFFESTGFV, from the exons ATGAAGTTCTCCACCGCCGCCGTCTTGGCCTCTGCTGCTGTCTCTGCTCAAGCTGCCACCTACGCTAACGCTACCGTCACTGACATTGCTACCACTGTCATCACCATCACTTCTTGTGACCACGATGCTTGTCACTCTTCTGTTGTCACCACTGGTTTGACCACTGTCACCGAAGACGAAACCATCTACACCACCTACTGTCCATTGTCGACCGTCTCTGAAATCTCCACCACCGTCATCACCATCACTTCTTGTGCTGAAGACAAGTgtgctgaagttgaaaagaCCACCGGTGTCACCACTGTCACTGAAAACGAAACCGTTTACACCACCTACTGCCCATTGCCAACTGAAGCTGCTCCAGAAACTGTTGCTCCAGCTGCTCCAGAAACTGTTGCTCCAGCTGCCCCAGCCGCTCCAGAAACTGTTGCCCCAGCCCCAGAATCTCCAGCTGCCACCCCAGCTGCTCCAGAAACCGTCGCTGCTGAATCCACTTCCCCAGCCACTGTTGCTCCAGTTGTCTCTACTGCTGAAggtgctgctgctggtcaagttgttccagttcttgctgctggtgttgCTGGTTTGGCTGCTTACTTGTT GCACCATCATGCCTTTGGTTTCATGTTTTTTGAGAGCACCGGCTTTGTGTAG
- the CFT1 gene encoding pre-mRNA 3'-end processing factor CF II mRNA cleavage and polyadenylation factor II complex, subunit CFT1 (CPSF subunit) RNA processing and modification (pre-mRNA 3'-end processing factor CF II Functions in cleavage of 3'-ends of pre-mRNAs, prior to polyadenylation 23.5% identical to the 160-kDa subunit of mammalian cleavage and polyadenylation specificity factor (CPSF-160)), protein MDVYHEFIDPSRVSHSVGCNFISSTVKHLVVGKATLLQIFEVVQLKSSTPSKPQHRLKLIDQFKLHGLITDIKPIRTVESPNFDYLLVSTKSAKFSVIKWDHHLHTISTVSLHYYENAIQNSTYEKLSKSELLLEPYGSCSCLRFKNLLCFLPFETAEELDDDDADSENEDMVKSEKKEHENGTVNVPVTDQPGSFFDTSFLIDGQSLDSSIGSIIDMQFLFKYREPTFGILSQRQQAWAGNLPKIKDNVQFCILTLDLTTKSTVSVLKIDNLPYDVDRIVPLPSPLNGCLLLGCNEIIHVDNGGIVRRIAVNQFTSLITASTKAYQDQTHLNLKLEDCSVVALPNDHRALLVLSTGEFYYLNFEVDGKSIKKFTIESVDKLLYSDIKLTFPGQIATLDNNLLFFANHNGNSPLVQFKYQDEALNPKKLAKIVDEDSKNEDEDEDEDDLYKDEEEEVQVVLGNSVIEFVKHDELVNTGVVSSFSLGYYSTEKFKFNLKNPNCKEVSIIANAGTHSETKLNIITPSIQPTISSTLSFSQVNRMWNLNQKYLITSDDINFKSEIFQIEKSFARLNSKDFINNELTISMHELNNGKFILQITPKQIVLYNNLFRKKITLNEEIKDDEIINSVLRDEFLMIFLASGDVMIFAINTYNESYSKLEIPKILDDTIITTGYITNSHLLRAVSKDVNLLLKSGTKRNRSSSVVSNVGTAAEPKNVGPKSKTFVLVTGDNRIVAFNRFHNQRCYQLNHVDKFSDNLHLGFFDPAQNEPDPFIKQVMLNEIGDKDHKEEYLTILTIGGEVLLYKLYFDGENYEFKKEKDLAITGAPENAYPIGTAVERRLAYFPNLNGYTCIFVTGVTPYLILKSLHSIPRIYQFSKIPAVSISPFHDSKVANGLIFLDNQQNARICQLPLDFNYENTWPMKLIHIGESIRAITYHESSHTYVVSTFKDIDYECFDEEGKPIVGLHKDKPPSSAYKGSIKLISPFNWSVIDTIELADNELGMTVKSMILDVGSSTKKFKHKKEFIVIGSGKYRMEDLSANGSFRIYEIIDIIPEPDRPETNHKFKEVFKEDTKGAVTSVCEVSGRFLVSQGQKVIVRDLQDDGVVPVAFLDTAVYVSEAKSFGNMMILGDSLKSVWLVGFDAEPFRMIMLGKDLQGLDVNCADFITKDEEVFILIADNNNVLHLVQYDPEDPTALNGQRLLSKSSFSINSFVTCLKSLPKTEEKYDTGNFQTIGSTIDGSFFSVVPINEASYRRMYILQQQLTDKEYHYCGLNPRLNRFGGLSMTANDTNTKPILDYDVIRAYGKLNEERKKNLASKVSAKNIYQDIWKDIIEFENALKGL, encoded by the exons ATGGATGTTTATCATGAATTCATCGATCCGTCTCGAGTTTCCCACTCTGTAGGCTGCAACTTCATTTCATCCACCGTTAAACATTTagttgttggaaaagcCACGCTTCTCCAGAtctttgaagttgtacagttgaagctgctgaCGCCGTCAAAGCCTCAGCATCGCTTGAAATTAATAGACCAGTTCAAACTCCATGGATTAATCACAGATATAAAGCCCATAAGAACTGTAGAATCACCCAATTTTGACTACTTGTTGGTTTCGACGAAGTCCGCAAAGTTTTCTGTCATCAAATGGGACCATCATCTCCATACGATTCTGACAGTATCTTTGCATTATTATGAGAACGCGATCCAGAACTCTACCTATGAGAAGTTGTCGAAGTCTGAACTCTTGTTAGAACCTTATGGAAGCTGTAGTTGCTTGCgtttcaagaatttgctCTGTTTTTTGCCGTTTGAAACAGCAGAGGAGCtcgacgatgacgacgcAGACTCTGAAAACGAAGATATGGTCAAatcagagaagaaggaacaCGAAAATGGTACAGTTAACGTTCCAGTTACAGATCAGCCAGGTAGTTTTTTCGATACCAGCTTCTTAATAGATGGCCAGAGTCTCGACTCGTCTATTGGTAGCATTATAGACATGCAATTTTTGTTCAAATATAGAGAGCCAACTTTTGGTATACTATCCCAGCGACAACAGGCTTGGGCTGGGAACTTACCAAAGATTAAGGATAACGTCCAGTTTTGCATTTTGACCTTGGATTTGACTACTAAGTCTACTGTTTCAGTTTTGAAGATTGACAATCTTCCGTACGATGTTGACAGAATTGTTCCCTTGCCTTCTCCCTTGAACGGGTGTTTGCTTTTGGGCTGCAACGAAATAATCCATGTAGACAACGGTGGGATTGTAAGAAGAATAGCGGTAAACCAGTTCACCTCTCTCATCACAGCTTCCACCAAAGCGTACCAGGATCAAACCCACTTGAATCtcaagttggaagactGTAGTGTGGTAGCTTTGCCAAACGATCACCGTGCTCTATTGGTATTATCCACGGGTGAATTCTACTACTTAAACTTTGAAGTAGACGGTAAGTCCATCAAGAAATTCACCATAGAAAGTGTGGACAAATTATTGTACAGCGACATAAAATTAACTTTTCCCGGTCAAATAGCGACCCTCGACAACAACTTGCTATTCTTTGCCAACCATAATGGTAACAGTCCTTTGGTACAATTCAAATATCAAGATGAAGCACTTAATCCTAAGAAACTCGCTAAAATTGTAGACGAAGATAGTaagaatgaagatgaagatgaagacgaagacgacttATAcaaggacgaagaagaggaagtgCAAGTAGTTTTGGGCAATTCTGTCATTGAGTTTGTAAAACATGACGAGTTGGTGAATACTGGAGTAGTTTCTAGTTTTTCTTTAGGATACTATTCCactgaaaagttcaaattcaatttgaagaatccTAATTGCAAAGAAGTGTCGATTATTGCCAATGCTGGCACACATTCAGAGACTAAGTTGAACATCATAACACCTTCCATTCAACCCACTATCTCTTCAACGTTGAGTTTTTCGCAGGTCAACAGAATGTGGAATTTGAACCAGAAGTATTTGATTACGTCAGACGATATTAACTTCAAGTCCGAAATCTTTCAAATCGAAAAGTCGTTTGCACGTTTGAATTCAAAAGATTTCATTAACAACGAATTGACCATTTCGATGCATGAGTTGAACAATGGTAAGTTCATCTTGCAAATCACTCCTAAGCAAATCGTCttgtacaacaacttgttcagaaagaaaatcaccttgaacgaagaaatcaaggacGATGAAATCATTAACAGTGTCTTGAGAGAcgagttcttgatgattttCCTTGCCAGTGGTGATGTAATGATCTTTGCTATTAATACCTACAATGAATCGTACTCAAAGTTGGAGATTcccaagatcttggatgATACGATTATCACTACCGGATACATCACCAATTCTCATTTGTTAAGGGCTGTTCTGAAAGATGTAAATTTACTCTTGAAGAGCGGAACTAAGAGAAATAGATCTTCCTCCGTCGTTTCCAATGTTGGAACTGCTGCAGAACCTAAGAATGTTGGCCCTAAACTGAAGACATTTGTCTTAGTGACAGGTGATAATAGAATTGTAGCCTTCAACAGATTTCATAACCAGAGATGTTATCAGTTGAATCACGTAGACAAGTTCTCTGACAATTTGCATCTAGGATTTTTTGACCCTGCTCAAAACGAACCAGATCCTTTTATTAAACAAGTAATGCTCAACGAAATAGGTGACAAGGAtcacaaagaagaatatttGACTATATTGACGATTGGGGgtgaagttcttctttacAAGTTGTACTTTGATGGAGAAAACTAcgagttcaagaaggagaaagatTTAGCTATCACTGGTGCTCCAGAAAACGCATATCCTATAGGTACGGCCgttgaaagaagattggCATATTTCCCTAATTTGAATGGATACACTTGTATATTCGTTACTGGTGTTACTCCCTATTTGATTCTTAAGAGTCTTCATTCCATTCCAAGAATTTACCAGTTCTCGAAAATACCAGCTGTTTCTATTTCTCCTTTCCACGATTCGAAAGTAGCAAACGGgttgattttcttggaCAATCAGCAGAATGCGAGAATCTGCCAGCTTCCACTTGACTTCAATTATGAAAACACATGGCCcatgaagttgatccaTATCGGAGAGCTGATTCGTGCAATCACATACCACGAGTCATCTCACACATATGTTGTTTCCACCTTCAAGGATATTGACTACGAGTgttttgatgaagaaggaaagcCAATAGTAGGGCTTCATAAGGACAAaccaccttcttctgcttaTAAAGGCTCCATCAAATTGATTTCTCCTTTTAATTGGTCTGTCATCGATACGATAGAATTGGCTGATAACGAGTTAGGCATGACTGTAAAGTCGATGATTCTCGATGTAGGCTCATctaccaagaagttcaaacACAAGAAGGAGTTCATTGTGATCGGATCTGGTAAATACAGAATGGAAGATTTGTCAGCCAATGGGTCGTTCAGAATCTACGAAATTATCGACATTATTCCTGAGCCAGATAGACCTGAAACAAACCACAAGTTTAAAGAGgttttcaaagaagataCCAAGGGTGCTGTCACTTCTGTATGTGAAGTCAGTGGCAGATTCCTAGTATCACAAGGTCAGAAGGTCATAGTAAGAGATTTACAGGACGATGGGGTGGTCCCTGTAGCCTTTTTGGATACGGCAGTGTATGTTTCTGAGGCCAAAAGTTTTGGTAACATGATGATCTTGGGTGACTCGTTGAAGAGTGTTTGGTTGGTAGGATTCGACGCTGAACCATTCAGAATGATCATGTTAGGAAAGGACTTACAAGGACTAGACGTAAACTGTGCAGACTTTATTACTAAGGATGAGGAGGTGTTTATCTTGATTGCTGATAACAATAATGTCTTGCATTTAGTTCAGTATGACCCTGAAGATCCTACTGCATTAAATGGCCAGAGATTactttccaagtcttctttttccATCAACTCATTCGTGACGTGCCTTAAATCTTTGCCCAAGACTGAAGAGAAATACGACACTGGCA ACTTCCAGACGATTGGTTCGACCATTGATGGTTCTTTCTTTAGTGTTGTCCCCATAAACGAAGCCAGCTACAGAAGAATGTACATATTGCAACAGCAGTTGACCGACAAGGAGTACCATTACTGTGGTTTAAATCCTCGTTTGAACCGTTTCGGTGGATTATCGATGACAGCAAACGACACCAACACTAAGCCTATTCTTGACTACGATGTGATTAGAGCCTACGGcaagttgaacgaagaaagaaagaaaaactTGGCTAGTAAAGTAAGTGCAAAGAATATTTACCAGGATATCTGGAAGGATATCATAGAGTTCGAGAATGCGTTGAAGGGTTTGTAG
- the GPI11 gene encoding phosphatidylinositol glycan (Ethanolamine-P-transferase GPI11/PIG-F, involved in glycosylphosphatidylinositol anchor biosynthesis Cell wall/membrane/envelope biogenesis): MAKKTSRKSVSFQPNESEVNSDADAPEYKTKVPTLAYPIIPVQNLFLVWDLFRRGLTEHIAETLLNSLPTVAVLSAAQGYLITLASANSGKKSKKQTNVPLLIVGSVFMSFVLSVPLFGAILLFGAPLASHLTETFLLAVHLSFLIFNPLLVLFKFDLDAFVSVFKAERIYRLIFGNYILASSLVAVAGVWIGVIPIPLDWDRPWQQWPITLLVGGYVGSVVGGALSVLF; the protein is encoded by the exons ATGGCCAAAAAGACGTCCCGAAAATCGGTGTCGTTCCAACCAAATGAACTGGAGGTCAATTCTGATGCAGATGCACCCG AATATAAGACCAAAGTACCTACTTTGGCATATCCCATAATACCCGTTCAAAACTTATTTTTAGTTTGGGATTTGTTTCGCCGAGGTCTCACCGAGCATATTGCAGAGACGTTGCTCAATAGTTTGCCCACTGTAGCTGTCTTGCTGGCAGCCCAAGGCTATTTGATCACATTAGCTTCTGCCAACTCTGGCAAGAAAAGTAAGAAACAGACCAATGTGCCCCTTTTGATTGTGGGCAGTGTGTTTATGTCATTTGTGTTATCCGTGCCGTTGTTTGGGGCTATTTTGTTGTTCGGAGCACCTCTAGCCAGTCATTTAACAGAGACGTTTTTGTTAGCTGTCCACTTGtcgttcttgattttcaatCCATTGTTggtcttgttcaaatttgACCTTGATGCTTTTGTGCTGGTTTTCAAAGCTGAGAGAATTTACCGTTTAATATTTGGAAACTACATACTCGCTTCGAGTTTGGTGGCCGTGGCTGGTGTATGGATTGGAGTCATTCCTATTCCCTTGGACTGGGACAGACCATGGCAACAATGGCCCATTACGTTGTTGGTGGGTGGTTATGTAGGCTCGGTGGTGGGCGGAGCATTGAGTGTTCTTTTCTGA
- a CDS encoding predicted protein: protein MPGFPGVPRVVGDTDDDASIHMYNFVGPAQPLPARKSAADEKIYQTLYEKFKNNNNIRSINNTSQIEEEHASDEEFEEIDVEAMNASFDKFANKSSSYVSAEDVDANFSDSDTMNESSDDDDDDDLEDLLLADKVYETAQTIPVSATNDSHKPVNVRVREESPISNRADRYSSDSQTSTRWNRSLVQKLPARLASRNLFGSEANTSANILFDEIKRTKEASEKEAKNLEEPETTEKSPFINSENSEDIHSGSTGVGNSNSDNWFSASSFIKNYIIFLLASFIITLLALSYQASTLIPFDAARFAARFNKLDTSVKTLSSRVHDIESDRQSLSAVSIDTGKINEKLVDIEGKMEELETRLVGQKSEFNSWKESLKEAGTSISSTIENGRLADIEDKINALLNATEKSPSWSNYVDTHSSEINEYIRNQIANAQPKELQEIIKQQLEKYNHDISDKFNKLVDSLNLEDTPVDEQLLERAKNTASPILLSQIADILYKGSVTTNYADYSLGARIRGYLTRGGNGLQQEQSTVRRALFGWYRYLRIKSPNEWKYNANNVLSDSEQSWYCSSECSVGIKLSSKVILSDIVIEGKNIGKVSIWLRPTTKQNYDRVLAYQQKYKIVSDSDESAKNGNRYLSKYVKVSEASVATESVHIKLPVSVVNLQIPVGDIYVEFTPSSSADGDRATEVNSIKVYGISGINTHQSSELNSLLNKIFAAAEEKRSETGIHREGSDVSDILGEDYTYIV from the coding sequence ATGCCAGGCTTTCCAGGAGTTCCCCGAGTAGTTGGAGACACAGACGATGATGCGTCCATCCACATGTACAACTTCGTCGGCCCAGCACAACCGTTGCCAGCAAGAAAAAGTGCAGCAGATGAGAAAATCTACCAGACTTTGTAtgagaaattcaaaaacaataataatatcCGTAGCATCAATAACACGAGTCAGATCGAGGAAGAACACGCgtctgacgaagaattcGAAGAGATCGACGTCGAGGCTATGAACGCCTCTTTCGACAAATTTGCCAATAAACTGCTGCTGTATGTCAGTGCTGAAGATGTAGATGCCAATTTCAGCGATTCTGACACGATGAACGAATCCAgcgatgacgatgacgatgacgacttggaagatcttcttctagcTGATAAAGTATACGAAACGGCCCAGACCATCCCGGTATCGGCGACTAATGACTCTCATAAACCAGTCAACGTCAGAGTAAGAGAGGAATCGCCAATATCCAATAGAGCCGACCGGTATCTGAGTGATTCTCAAACTTCCACCCGTTGGAATCGTCTGTTGGTTCAAAAATTACCAGCACGTCTAGCTTCGCGCAATTTGTTTGGCAGTGAGGCAAACACATCTGCCAATATACTTTTCGATGAGATCAAGCGAACGAAGGAAGCTTCAGAGAAAGAGGCTAAGAATCtagaagaaccagaaacgACTGAGAAATCACCATTTAtaaattctgaaaattctGAGGATATCCATTCAGGCAGCACTGGTGTTGGTAATTCCAATTCTGACAATTGGTTTTCTGCTTCCAGTTTTATAAAGAACTATATCATTTTCTTGCTTGCATCTTTCATAATTACTCTTCTAGCTTTGCTGTACCAGGCTTCTACTCTCATACCGTTCGATGCCGCACGATTCGCTGCACGATTCAATAAGCTTGACACTTCTGTGAAGACACTTCTGTCTCGTGTACATGATATAGAGCTGGATCGGCAGTCTTTGTCGGCAGTCTCCATCGATACTGGTAAGATAAACGAGAAACTTGTAGATATTGAGGGAAAAATGGAAGAGCTAGAAACAAGACTAGTAGGTCAAAAATCAGAATTCAATTCGTGGAAAGAGCTGCTAAAAGAGGCTGGAACTAGTATTAGCAGtacaattgaaaatggtaGACTTGCtgatattgaagataaGATCAATGCTCTTCTCAATGCTACAGAAAAGCTGCCTTCATGGAGTAATTACGTGGATACACATTCGAGCGAAATTAATGAGTACATCAGAAATCAAATAGCAAATGCTCAACCAAAGGAACTACAGGAAATTATCAAACAACAATTAGAAAAGTACAACCACGACATTTctgacaagttcaacaagctcGTGGATTCGCTCAATCTAGAAGATACTCCCGTAGATGAGCAGCTCTTGGAGAGAGCTAAAAACACAGCTTCTCCAATATTGCTCAGTCAAATTGCTGACATTCTCTACAAAGGCTCTGTAACCACCAACTACGCTGATTACAGTCTTGGAGCACGGATTCGAGGGTACTTGACGAGAGGTGGAAATGGACTTCAACAGGAACAATCAACTGTACGAAGAGCTCTCTTTGGCTGGTACAGATATTTGAGAATAAAGTCACCAAACGAATGGAAATATAATGCCAACAATGTTCTCAGTGATAGTGAACAGAGCTGGTACTGTTCTTCAGAGTGTTCTGTTGGAATCAAattgtcttccaaagtAATTCTCAGCGACATAGTCATTGAAGGTAAGAACATTGGCAAGGTGAGTATCTGGCTCCGTCCAACTACCAAACAAAATTACGATAGAGTCTTGGCATACCAACAGAAGTACAAAATTGTTAGTGATTCTGATGAGAGTGCTAAGAATGGAAACAGGTATCTAAGCAAATATGTCAAGGTTTCCGAGGCGTCAGTAGCTACTGAAAGTGTCCATATCAAGCTTCCCGTGAGTGTAGtcaatcttcaaattcctGTTGGGGATATCTACGTTGAATTTACGCCTAGTTCTTCAGCTGACGGCGACAGAGCCACTGAGGTCAATTCTATCAAAGTCTATGGAATCAGTGGCATTAACACTCACCAATCAAGCGAGTTGAATCTGcttttgaacaagataTTTGCTGCTGCCGAGGAGAAAAGGTCCGAAACTGGCATACATAGAGAAGGCTCTGATGTGAGCGACATTTTGGGAGAGGACTATACCTATATTGTATGA
- a CDS encoding alkyl hydroperoxide reductase, whose amino-acid sequence MGLTNDDKFPTTPKPKYIPYSKANDSLTACANPIELDLAKEFAGKTVVITAVPGAFTPTCTEQHIPDYLKNLEKFKAKGVSKIVVLSANDPFVMAAWGKALGYKDEENYIVFATDPLAKISSELGDSYVADLSSAGFGVRTARYAALVVDGEISFLENEDSLGFTEISSAKNLLDRI is encoded by the coding sequence ATGGGTCTCACTAACGACGACAAGTTCCCTACTACTCCCAAGCCTAAGTACATTCCATACTCGAAGGCCAACGACAGTCTCACTGCTTGTGCCAACCCAATCGAGTTGGACTTGGCCAAAGAGTTCGCTGGCAAGACTGTAGTCATCACAGCTGTTCCAGGAGCCTTCACTCCTACTTGTACCGAACAGCACATTCCagactacttgaagaacttggaaaaatTCAAGGCCAAGGGTGTTTCCAAAATCGTTGTGTTGTCTGCTAACGATCCTTTTGTTATGGCCGCTTGGGGTAAGGCCTTGGGCTACAAGGACGAAGAGAACTACATTGTCTTCGCCACGGACCCTCTCGCTAAGATCTCGCTGGAATTAGGTGACAGTTACGTTGCCGACTTGAGTTCCGCCGGTTTTGGTGTTAGAACTGCCAGATATGCTGCTTTGGTTGTAGACGGTGAGATCAGCTTCcttgaaaacgaagacTCGTTGGGTTTCACTGAAATTTCCTCGGCCAAGAACCTCTTGGACAGAATCTAA